The proteins below are encoded in one region of Prevotella melaninogenica ATCC 25845:
- the nadD gene encoding nicotinate (nicotinamide) nucleotide adenylyltransferase encodes MKPSSHFTPISTPLPSEGLGEAFPSSGEASIGIFGGSFNPIHNGHIALAKAFLEKENLDEVWFMVSPQNPFKVNQQLLADHLRLDLVRKATADNPHFKASDYEFRLPKPSYTWNTLQHLSHDFPTHRFTLLVGGDNWEAFDRWYHAEDILTHYPIVVYPRHNQRISETSLPHGVTILQTPFIDISSTDIRQRVSQGKTIDGLVPTTIISDVQRLY; translated from the coding sequence ATGAAACCATCATCTCACTTCACTCCTATTAGCACTCCCCTCCCTTCGGAGGGGTTGGGGGAGGCTTTCCCTTCATCGGGGGAGGCTTCCATTGGCATCTTTGGTGGTTCCTTCAACCCCATTCACAACGGACATATAGCCCTTGCCAAAGCCTTTCTTGAAAAAGAAAACTTAGACGAGGTATGGTTTATGGTATCACCACAAAACCCTTTCAAGGTGAACCAGCAGCTTTTAGCTGACCACCTCCGCTTGGACTTAGTACGTAAAGCGACTGCTGATAACCCACATTTTAAGGCTTCGGACTATGAGTTCCGACTTCCGAAACCTTCTTATACTTGGAATACCCTACAGCATCTCAGCCATGACTTCCCCACTCATCGCTTCACACTTCTTGTTGGTGGTGACAATTGGGAAGCCTTCGACCGATGGTATCATGCAGAGGATATCCTCACTCACTACCCTATCGTAGTCTATCCACGACACAACCAAAGAATCTCAGAAACGTCACTGCCCCATGGTGTCACTATTCTTCAAACACCTTTTATTGATATCAGCAGTACAGATATACGCCAACGAGTAAGCCAAGGAAAAACTATTGACGGTTTGGTACCTACAACAATTATCTCTGATGTTCAACGCTTA